Within Vicia villosa cultivar HV-30 ecotype Madison, WI linkage group LG1, Vvil1.0, whole genome shotgun sequence, the genomic segment TTGGAGCTTGTGCACAGCAGAAACTTGTGGAAAAATATGGGAAAGTCAGATAGAGTTGACATGTCAGGGTATAATAGGGTAGTGTTGTAAAGTCGAAAAATTGGATATAGATCAGAAATGAATATCAATGTCACAAAAAAATTGAACCTTGTGTTGTCAAATGGTTAGAAATGAACCAAAAAGTGATTtggttgaaaaaataatttttagacaTTAAATGTCATATTTTTTACACTGAGAGACACATAGATGAGggaaaaaatagatttttcagaacaatgaacttttttatattatagataaagCATTTTAACCTTGACTCGTCAAACCTCTTGGAGTTGGATATCCTTCTACGCCCACTTCTTCCTCATAAGGCACTCAAGTCTTCACCATTATTGTCAATCTTTAAATGTTTCACCTTAGAAAATTCTTTGGGTCTCTGTTTACCTTTGGATTTGGTAAACTTCGCTAGTCTCTTCTTAAAGGTTGCTTGCGAAATCGACCAGAGAATCTAAGAACAGTGCTTTGATTTTCAAGAGTTTTTTGTGAGAAGTCCTTCGATTCTATGATGGTGTCGACACGGCGTCTGACACGTTCAAGATTTAATAGAGATATCCTCACCAAGGTATTTGGTGAAAATCaaaccaacaaaataaacaagggCGTTCAACACGGCGTCCAACACGCTTGATCTGCAAGGAAAAGTTTTGTAAAAAATGCTTGGTGAACATCAAACCAACAATGAAGAAAGAAAACGTCTGGAATTCAAAGTGAATGACATAACATTAAAGTTTGCATAAAAGTAGATTGTTCAAACATACATAACCCTTGCTTGACTCATTTCGCTCTTTCGCTTGGGTACTCTGAGTGTGTTGCGTGTAGGCATTTGTAAATTGTGAACCCTTTAAACTATGTACAAAGTTCTTTATTTATAGTGCATAAAAATAACTGCTTCATGGAAGTTGTCGACTCCACGTTCTTCCATGTATCCTTCAACCCACGACTTTACGTTCTCCACTCAGTCGTTTTCCCTCCAAAATTCTCTCTTGCGTGATACAAGTTGTTTTATTTGAATCTTATGGGCTTTCACCCACGTTTTGGGCCTTTTGGCCTTTCTTAGGCCCAATAAGCAATTTTAAACTAGTTAGCTTTTAGTCGACCAAACAAGGTTCGACTTAAGATTTTTTCTTCAAAACTTATTCTTTTCCAATTCCATCTTTTGGCTGGATTTTCCATGTGGTCGAAAATCCTTGCCAACAGTATCACAGTCGTTTAAActtcatttaaaataatattacattTCTTACCGTAAAGAAGAGCATCCTTAAAATTCTCAAAGGATCCGGATAATGAGTTTTATAAGAGTATAATATTATTCTCATATTCAATGTTGTAAAATTTTGTCAACTTCTCCACTATGAATTTGTTCTTTACCATTCTGAATGACCAGAGTTATTGTTTTAGACATAACGTGTGAGGCAAAAACTTTGTCATATACAACGATTCAAGTtttttttcatattgaaacttttgTCTTCTCTTTGGCGATATTTCTTATaaatttatctctaaagcacaAGATAATGACAGTCTTGTCCTTATCCGTCGTCCCAGTCTGTTTATGTAAGCGACAAGCATCGATGTCCCATCTTTCAGTGTTTTAATACACTTTTTGTGTATTAAACGTGCTTGTATCTTTATTTTCCACAACTCAAAATTATCTCTGAAAAACTTTTCAATATCCTATTTAGTTCCCATAATGTTCACTTGAAAACAAAACCCTTTTTCCTTACTGTGGGCGACAATCTTATCCTTATCAGGTTTTGTTATTATCATTGAAAAGTTTCCACAAACAAGTAGGTCAAGTAATTTATAATATAGATATTAGAGATTACTTGTCAAAGATCTCCAATTTGTATGGCTATATCTTTGTCCAAAAATTAGTGCATGTCCTATAAGAAAGTAGAATAAGCCAAGACATGACATAAAGCTAACCATTTCCTTTACATTATTGTGATCATTTGTTCCATTATTATTATACATAAGATAAACAACTTCAACATCAGTCAACACTTATATTGATTTTCCATGAGGTTTTTCAGATATTGCCTCAGCTATGCCTCTAATTGTTTTGGGAGTGGTTCTACAGCAGCCACCAAAAAGTGAAGCCCCAGCATAACGCCACTTCCCTATGTAAGGCACAAAGTCTTCCTCAGCTTCCACACTTGATTTCTGCAAACACAAAAAACACGCATCAGTCGATCTCGGCCAACTATATAAGGTCGGCCGACTCACAAGTCGTATGAAAATTTCAAAAGTCCTTAGGTTAGCCGTGATTTAACTGTAGTAAAACAATAGATATCATTGTCAAAGTTTGTCAAAGTTTAACtgtgacaaatattttataagGTTCTTTGTAGCCACAGTCTAACATTGATAAATTTTTAGATCTTTTACGGTAATCTCTCTTGCACGTCTTCAAAGACGGCTCTGAATATTGATTGATTTCATGAACACAGAGAAAAACAGGAACTCACCTCCCATTGATTGTTATCAGGATTATAAGTCTCTCCACTATTGGGATACGCAAGTATTGGTTTACTTGTTACCTGATATTTAAGAATTCAAGGAACAAGTATTAAGTAATAATAGCTAAGTTGAAAATTGTTCAtattaaacaaaaatattgaTACTATATGATAAAATTCATACCTTTTTAATAGATGAAATCAAACCATGAATAAATCTAGGAGCAGTACAGTTAACTCCAACCGCAACAACTTGTCGACATGAATCAGCAATCGAAGCACAATCTAAAATAGAATCGCCACTAGCCACATTGTTTTCATCCTTGCAAGAAAAAGAAAACCATGCCGGAGTTTCTATTCCTTCTTCCTCCATAAGTTCAACATAAGCCTGTGCATCAAGCTTGTTTGGAATTGTTTCAAAAGCAATTAAATCAGCGCCCGCGTCAACGAGAATCTTTACCCTTTCCCTGTGAAAATCTTTGAGTGTCTGGACAGTGACGGAATCACCATAGTCCCCTCTgtcaaaaacaaaacaatcataACATCTTCGTCATTAACTTCATCAAACTCAAACTCGAATGCAAATATATGTTTAAATTGATAATGAACTTTGCATGATATGTTTAATTGACTTACGTATATTCAGAACCATCGGCTAAATAGGCGCCGTAGCTTCCAACAGAAGCTGCAACTAAAATCGGCCGACTTCCATATCTTTCATCTCTGATGAAATCAAATGAATCTTTCGTGCACCTATCGTTATAAATATCGCGCGCCTCGATTGCGAGCTCCACACTTCTTCTAAGGAGAGTTTCACCTTCTTCCTTGGAGAATCCTTTAGCTTCAAAACCTTGAATTGTAGCCTGAAAATAATTATTACGATTATTTGCATGTAAATTAATGATGGCTACTAAATCATATTATAATTAAAGATATATAGTTTAGATGAATTATTTACCTGATAAGAAGATGTTAATATTATGTTTGCTCCTGCATCAAGGTAATCAAGGTGAACCTGTTACactttaagttaattaattagataTTGGTAATCAAGAAAATTATTACAAATTTATCTTGTACATTATTTAATGGGGGCAACTTtaaccaatcacatgattccatttcatttaacatatttaattatttattaaaatactataaatgttggttgttttcaaaacattttacaaAAGAGGTAacattacccaactttttgagttgggtagataagaattcaccttattTAATTCtctattataaataaaatgatttattgaataattgatGCATCTGAATTATAGTTcaagaaatttaaaaattaaaattttggttatattaaaaaaaggatgGAGTAGATATGCAATTCCTTTTCTTGTATAAGTACCAAACAAACATTGCTTGTATAAGGAGTTCCGTTTGCTTTAAGTTGTTTTCCTAGTCAATAAATAAGTGCAAATTTAGTTGCATACATCCAAATACGTCAATCTCATCTAAAGATAAGTTTTTcctttttcatttcaaaaagtaTGTTAAAGTTTAAGGAATTGtttgaaataataatataatattaaataattataggtttatactaaaaaattaaatagttaaaggttgaatacaattaattaaataattcgtCGGTCGCAAGAGgataccaaaaatttcaaataaaaaaaataatgttaaataattaaaagtttatactaaaaaattaaataattaaaggtTGGGTACAATTAAGAGTGAGAATAAATAAGGTCGATCAAAATTTAAACAGAAATTGAATATAATATtggtaataaaaattaaaataaaattcaatttgataatataataaatcattaatatatttaaataaatattatattacttatttaaatatataaaataattaatgtatttggacaATATATAGATCAGATAAATttgttatttaataaatttaaaaaataatttttatatttttaaataaaaaatgagaaaatatgtttttaacatATATCATAGTGGATCCACAACCCTGTCCATAAGTGTATAAAATAAATTCGATATTTTGAAGTTAGTAAGattcaaaatacaaaatatataaagTTGTATTTGCATTTTTTAAAGTTCAATCCCTAtcaaaaatatgttaaaaatatgttatgCTAAATAGAACCTAGATTCTCTTTACCAACAAATcataaaagatttttgaaaatattggATTTAATTTAAACTTAAACCTTGAATCCTAACTCATCAGTATTCTCAATGACATATCACATATCCAACGAAAATTCAAAGTTATGTCACGAGGCACCATTGGGAAGAGCCAGAAAGACATTACTCTTAGCTCCAAAGTCCATGAGCTACTGACACCTGGCCAACATCAAGTGCCACGTGTACTTTTGTTTTTTACTTGAATTATGTCTCTTTTTTCAATTTGAACCTAACTAAGACAAATCACAAAGTTGTGTTTGTGTTGTCCGTTCTCATTTCACAAcgtaatactccctccgtcccataataTATGTCATAGTTGGTCATTTCACACacattaaaaaaatgtaataaatgaaagagagagaatagtGTTTTTACAAAACTATCCCTGTTTATTATTGGTGTATTTGAATGATCATAAATGTAAAGtgagagaataataaattaagaCTATTAATTAGAGGGAtggaagataaaaattaaaattgcattGGAAACTTAAagcgacacttattttgggacaaataattttatcaaatgcaacacttattttgggacggagggagtactataTTTTGCTACCTGAACCTAATATTTTTGTTCCTAAAAACCTATTAGTGGAAgaacttaaataatttttattcttagTCATATGTATAATACAAAGATTAAAACATTTTAAGTCATGATAAAcgataatatttttttgttaagaAAAACTAATATAGTCAAAGTAGATACTCTAACTCGTTAAGACAACTTAGTTGATAGATATATAAAAATACTAGATGCAGAGGCACGAGTTCGATCTCAATCCATAACCGGAAAAATAAGAAGTAAAGAAAAAAAGATATACCCTTCGAACGAGGTGAGGAGAAGTGAAGAGGCATTTGGCACTCCAAAGTGGATCATTGAGGTCTACTCCATGGCGTTCAAGCTCAGTTGCAAAACCACCGTCTATCACGGCGGCGCCACCACACTTGTTCAGAAAATCTCTCATTCCTAACTCCATCACGGGACCCTCTCAGACAACCTTGTTTGTTTCGCCTAATGTTTTGTTGTGCTATTCTGCCATCATGCTGTATTAACGTATTTATAGCATTGATTCTATGTCGTGTCGTGAACATGGGATTTCGTGAACTTACCATTTTGACCCTACAATGCTGCT encodes:
- the LOC131643484 gene encoding homocysteine S-methyltransferase 3-like; translation: MELGMRDFLNKCGGAAVIDGGFATELERHGVDLNDPLWSAKCLFTSPHLVRRVHLDYLDAGANIILTSSYQATIQGFEAKGFSKEEGETLLRRSVELAIEARDIYNDRCTKDSFDFIRDERYGSRPILVAASVGSYGAYLADGSEYTGDYGDSVTVQTLKDFHRERVKILVDAGADLIAFETIPNKLDAQAYVELMEEEGIETPAWFSFSCKDENNVASGDSILDCASIADSCRQVVAVGVNCTAPRFIHGLISSIKKVTSKPILAYPNSGETYNPDNNQWEKSSVEAEEDFVPYIGKWRYAGASLFGGCCRTTPKTIRGIAEAISEKPHGKSI